In Eublepharis macularius isolate TG4126 chromosome 4, MPM_Emac_v1.0, whole genome shotgun sequence, the following are encoded in one genomic region:
- the CDHR4 gene encoding cadherin-related family member 4 isoform X1 yields the protein MGFGWQFHLSLLLAICTKGVIIIAVEFMDLPRTVEVEESMTTGVVASFTVNCTAPSSTGFNVSLESINPTVTFFNSPNALGNGTFQVTLRPGTALNAREVNQYTLVFKAECPGESSVTSQVYIHVKAEDILECDNTFLNTVARPLLVPENVPPEAVIYTVELKRRGSGNLTFAFENDSVPFTINSVGEVRVPATGFTRAQAGKLFQTYIVVRGNDGRSCRSFLVVQVQPVYHNTVNFTESSKAVSVLENQGPFQTVTRVHAYGGEGHVLYQIVSPGTDYFTIDSVTGEIKNTYNLDLDRNPGLAHTLLEVRAYNMLHPTDSATIIINITVQRWNLQGLVCHPAIYVTEIPETSPIGMSLTPVSCVHKDGDNISLQYQMENSQIPPYSFSMENNMLRVNTTLDCDSAAMASFKFQYQATILVTDSGSPQQTTKIPVLVTVSRVNEYMPECSPRFSSSIPENAAFGSFVANFSGTDRDYPFNNIEYSILQRGDAFYISRRTGNLYVLGPLDYEEQTTYHLTISLKDLDNDANSLLPKINFCNITINVLNVNDEAPVCTPAFQQHTIYSTLASNTNILTLQCHDNEEGSQLAYTIVGGNTNERFYMQGSTLFHKIFSYNRDGIFDPLIYELLVEVTDSRSTPRFSTTATVIVYVIPWTTTVPTTTMTTVTKMVSKMPIILHRTEEYWAPDPWFVVVLTFTGILLLLALSLLFWQFCWRKAPREISQPLLQSRGKKSERNYVVTEEPSKDKGKDYNEVLSLQHHFDGCAQDPVTGQYYLYDSSSGARRWV from the exons gtgtGATCATCATAGCTGTAG AGTTCATGGACCTTCCACGTACTGTGGAGGTAGAAGAAAGTATGACTACAGGAGTTGTGGCCAGTTTCACTGTCAATTGCACAGCACCCTCAAGCACAGGATTCAATGTATCTTTGGAGAGCATCAATCCTACAGTCACGTTTTTCAATTCACCAAATGCCTTAGGCAATGGCACCTTCCAG GTAACCCTTCGCCCTGGCACTGCTCTGAATGCCAGAGAGGTGAATCAATATACCTTGGTGTTCAAAGCAGAATGCCCAGGAGAATCCTCTGTTACAAGTCAGGTTTACATTCACGTGAAAGCAGAAGACATTTTAGAGTGCGACAACACATTTCTTAACACAG TTGCAAGACCATTACTAGTTCCTGAGAATGTTCCTCCTGAAGCTGTCATCTACACCGTTGAACTGAAGAGGCGAGGCAGTGGCAATTTGACA TTTGCCTTTGAAAATGATTCCGTGCCTTTCACCATAAATTCAGTAGGAGAAGTGCGTGTTCCTGCCACAGGTTTCACTCGTGCACAAGCTGGTAAG CTATTCCAAACATATATTGTGGTCCGTGGCAATGATGGGAGAAGCTGTCGCAGTTTTCTGGTGGTGCAAGTGCAGCCTGTTTACCACAACACAGTAAATTTCAC GGAGTCATCGAAAGCAGTGTCTGTGTTGGAAAACCAAGGTCCCTTCCAGACTGTCACACGTGTCCATGCCTATGGGGGAGAAGGGCATGTGCTCTACCAGATTGTGTCTCCAGGCACAGACTATTTCACCATTGATTCTG TGACAGGTGAGATTAAGAACACATACAACTTAGATTTGGACCGCAATCCAGGATTGGCCCACACGTTGCTGGAGGTGAGAGCCTACAATATGCTCCATCCCACTGATAGTGCCACCATCATAATCAACATTACTGTACAACggtggaacctgcaaggactcgTGTGTCACCCTGCTATATATGT GACTGAGATTCCAGAGACTTCTCCCATTGGGATGAGCCTGACACCTGTGTCTTGTGTTCATAAAGATGGTGACAACATATCCCTTCAGTACCAAATGGAGAACAGCCAAATTCCTCCCTATAGTTTTTCTATGGAGAATAATATGCTGCGG GTGAATACCACTTTGGATTGTGACTCTGCAGCCATGGCCAGCTTTAAATTCCAGTACCAGGCCACCATTTTGGTAACAGACAGTGGAAGCCCCCAACAAACCA CCAAAATACCAGTGCTGGTGACAGTAAGCAGGGTGAATGAATACATGCCAGAGTGCTCACCACGGTTCTCCTCTAGTATACCAGAGAATGCTGCCTTCGGAAGCTTTGTTGCCAATTTCAGTGGCACTGACCGAGACTATCCCTTCAACAACATTGAATACAGCATCCTTCAAAGAGGAGATGCTTTCTACATTAGTCGTCGCACAG GAAATCTGTATGTATTGGGCCCATTGGACTATGAAGAACAAACAACATATCACCTGACCATCAGTCTGAAGGATCTGGACAATGATGCAAATTCACTACTTCCAAAGATAAACTTTTGTAACATTACCATTAATGTACTG AATGTGAATGACGAGGCTCCTGTGTGTACACCTGCCTTTCAGCAGCATACCATATATTCCACATTGGCCAGCAACACAAACATCCTGACACTGCAGTGCCACGATAATGAGGAAGGAAGTCAACTGGCCTACACCATTGTTGGTG GTAACACAAATGAGCGATTTTACATGCAAGGGAGTACACTGTTCCATAAAATATTCTCCTACAATCGTGATGGTATTTTTGACCCACTAATTTATGAGCTTCTGGTGGAAGTGACAGATAGCCGTAGCACACCTCGCTTTAGCACCACAGCTACCGTTATTGTTTATGTGATTCCTTGGACAACCACAGTGCCTACCACTACTATGACTACTGTTACCAAG ATGGTATCCAAGATGCCCATCATTTTGCACAGAACAGAGGAATACTGGGCTCCAGATCCCTGGTTCGTGGTGGTCCTTACGTTCACTGGAATTCTTCTCCTCTTGGCCTTGAGTTTGTTGTTCTGGCAATTCTGTTGGAG GAAGGCACCAAGAGAGATATCTCAGCCCCTACTGCAGAGCAG GGGCAAAAAGTCAGAAAGAAACTACGTTGTGACAGAAGAACCAAGCAAGGACAAAGGGAAAGATTACAATGAGGTGCTGAGTCTG CAGCACCACTTTGATGGCTGTGCTCAGGACCCTG TCACTGGCCAATATTACCTGTATGACAGCAGCAGTGGAGCACGGCGCTGGGTGTGA
- the CDHR4 gene encoding cadherin-related family member 4 isoform X2 codes for MGFGWQFHLSLLLAICTKGVIIIAVEFMDLPRTVEVEESMTTGVVASFTVNCTAPSSTGFNVSLESINPTVTFFNSPNALGNGTFQVTLRPGTALNAREVNQYTLVFKAECPGESSVTSQVYIHVKAEDILECDNTFLNTVARPLLVPENVPPEAVIYTVELKRRGSGNLTFAFENDSVPFTINSVGEVRVPATGFTRAQAGKLFQTYIVVRGNDGRSCRSFLVVQVQPVYHNTVNFTESSKAVSVLENQGPFQTVTRVHAYGGEGHVLYQIVSPGTDYFTIDSVTGEIKNTYNLDLDRNPGLAHTLLEVRAYNMLHPTDSATIIINITVQRWNLQGLVCHPAIYVTEIPETSPIGMSLTPVSCVHKDGDNISLQYQMENSQIPPYSFSMENNMLRVNTTLDCDSAAMASFKFQYQATILVTDSGSPQQTTKIPVLVTVSRVNEYMPECSPRFSSSIPENAAFGSFVANFSGTDRDYPFNNIEYSILQRGDAFYISRRTGNLYVLGPLDYEEQTTYHLTISLKDLDNDANSLLPKINFCNITINVLNVNDEAPVCTPAFQQHTIYSTLASNTNILTLQCHDNEEGSQLAYTIVGGNTNERFYMQGSTLFHKIFSYNRDGIFDPLIYELLVEVTDSRSTPRFSTTATVIVYVIPWTTTVPTTTMTTVTKMVSKMPIILHRTEEYWAPDPWFVVVLTFTGILLLLALSLLFWQFCWRKAPREISQPLLQSRGKKSERNYVVTEEPSKDKGKDYNEVLSLHHFDGCAQDPVTGQYYLYDSSSGARRWV; via the exons gtgtGATCATCATAGCTGTAG AGTTCATGGACCTTCCACGTACTGTGGAGGTAGAAGAAAGTATGACTACAGGAGTTGTGGCCAGTTTCACTGTCAATTGCACAGCACCCTCAAGCACAGGATTCAATGTATCTTTGGAGAGCATCAATCCTACAGTCACGTTTTTCAATTCACCAAATGCCTTAGGCAATGGCACCTTCCAG GTAACCCTTCGCCCTGGCACTGCTCTGAATGCCAGAGAGGTGAATCAATATACCTTGGTGTTCAAAGCAGAATGCCCAGGAGAATCCTCTGTTACAAGTCAGGTTTACATTCACGTGAAAGCAGAAGACATTTTAGAGTGCGACAACACATTTCTTAACACAG TTGCAAGACCATTACTAGTTCCTGAGAATGTTCCTCCTGAAGCTGTCATCTACACCGTTGAACTGAAGAGGCGAGGCAGTGGCAATTTGACA TTTGCCTTTGAAAATGATTCCGTGCCTTTCACCATAAATTCAGTAGGAGAAGTGCGTGTTCCTGCCACAGGTTTCACTCGTGCACAAGCTGGTAAG CTATTCCAAACATATATTGTGGTCCGTGGCAATGATGGGAGAAGCTGTCGCAGTTTTCTGGTGGTGCAAGTGCAGCCTGTTTACCACAACACAGTAAATTTCAC GGAGTCATCGAAAGCAGTGTCTGTGTTGGAAAACCAAGGTCCCTTCCAGACTGTCACACGTGTCCATGCCTATGGGGGAGAAGGGCATGTGCTCTACCAGATTGTGTCTCCAGGCACAGACTATTTCACCATTGATTCTG TGACAGGTGAGATTAAGAACACATACAACTTAGATTTGGACCGCAATCCAGGATTGGCCCACACGTTGCTGGAGGTGAGAGCCTACAATATGCTCCATCCCACTGATAGTGCCACCATCATAATCAACATTACTGTACAACggtggaacctgcaaggactcgTGTGTCACCCTGCTATATATGT GACTGAGATTCCAGAGACTTCTCCCATTGGGATGAGCCTGACACCTGTGTCTTGTGTTCATAAAGATGGTGACAACATATCCCTTCAGTACCAAATGGAGAACAGCCAAATTCCTCCCTATAGTTTTTCTATGGAGAATAATATGCTGCGG GTGAATACCACTTTGGATTGTGACTCTGCAGCCATGGCCAGCTTTAAATTCCAGTACCAGGCCACCATTTTGGTAACAGACAGTGGAAGCCCCCAACAAACCA CCAAAATACCAGTGCTGGTGACAGTAAGCAGGGTGAATGAATACATGCCAGAGTGCTCACCACGGTTCTCCTCTAGTATACCAGAGAATGCTGCCTTCGGAAGCTTTGTTGCCAATTTCAGTGGCACTGACCGAGACTATCCCTTCAACAACATTGAATACAGCATCCTTCAAAGAGGAGATGCTTTCTACATTAGTCGTCGCACAG GAAATCTGTATGTATTGGGCCCATTGGACTATGAAGAACAAACAACATATCACCTGACCATCAGTCTGAAGGATCTGGACAATGATGCAAATTCACTACTTCCAAAGATAAACTTTTGTAACATTACCATTAATGTACTG AATGTGAATGACGAGGCTCCTGTGTGTACACCTGCCTTTCAGCAGCATACCATATATTCCACATTGGCCAGCAACACAAACATCCTGACACTGCAGTGCCACGATAATGAGGAAGGAAGTCAACTGGCCTACACCATTGTTGGTG GTAACACAAATGAGCGATTTTACATGCAAGGGAGTACACTGTTCCATAAAATATTCTCCTACAATCGTGATGGTATTTTTGACCCACTAATTTATGAGCTTCTGGTGGAAGTGACAGATAGCCGTAGCACACCTCGCTTTAGCACCACAGCTACCGTTATTGTTTATGTGATTCCTTGGACAACCACAGTGCCTACCACTACTATGACTACTGTTACCAAG ATGGTATCCAAGATGCCCATCATTTTGCACAGAACAGAGGAATACTGGGCTCCAGATCCCTGGTTCGTGGTGGTCCTTACGTTCACTGGAATTCTTCTCCTCTTGGCCTTGAGTTTGTTGTTCTGGCAATTCTGTTGGAG GAAGGCACCAAGAGAGATATCTCAGCCCCTACTGCAGAGCAG GGGCAAAAAGTCAGAAAGAAACTACGTTGTGACAGAAGAACCAAGCAAGGACAAAGGGAAAGATTACAATGAGGTGCTGAGTCTG CACCACTTTGATGGCTGTGCTCAGGACCCTG TCACTGGCCAATATTACCTGTATGACAGCAGCAGTGGAGCACGGCGCTGGGTGTGA
- the CDHR4 gene encoding cadherin-related family member 4 isoform X3 — MGFGWQFHLSLLLAICTKGVIIIAVEFMDLPRTVEVEESMTTGVVASFTVNCTAPSSTGFNVSLESINPTVTFFNSPNALGNGTFQVTLRPGTALNAREVNQYTLVFKAECPGESSVTSQVYIHVKAEDILECDNTFLNTVARPLLVPENVPPEAVIYTVELKRRGSGNLTFAFENDSVPFTINSVGEVRVPATGFTRAQAGKLFQTYIVVRGNDGRSCRSFLVVQVQPVYHNTVNFTESSKAVSVLENQGPFQTVTRVHAYGGEGHVLYQIVSPGTDYFTIDSVTGEIKNTYNLDLDRNPGLAHTLLEVRAYNMLHPTDSATIIINITVQRWNLQGLVCHPAIYVTEIPETSPIGMSLTPVSCVHKDGDNISLQYQMENSQIPPYSFSMENNMLRVNTTLDCDSAAMASFKFQYQATILVTDSGSPQQTTKIPVLVTVSRVNEYMPECSPRFSSSIPENAAFGSFVANFSGTDRDYPFNNIEYSILQRGDAFYISRRTGNLYVLGPLDYEEQTTYHLTISLKDLDNDANSLLPKINFCNITINVLNVNDEAPVCTPAFQQHTIYSTLASNTNILTLQCHDNEEGSQLAYTIVGGNTNERFYMQGSTLFHKIFSYNRDGIFDPLIYELLVEVTDSRSTPRFSTTATVIVYVIPWTTTVPTTTMTTVTKMVSKMPIILHRTEEYWAPDPWFVVVLTFTGILLLLALSLLFWQFCWRKAPREISQPLLQSRGKKSERNYVVTEEPSKDKGKDYNEQHHFDGCAQDPVTGQYYLYDSSSGARRWV; from the exons gtgtGATCATCATAGCTGTAG AGTTCATGGACCTTCCACGTACTGTGGAGGTAGAAGAAAGTATGACTACAGGAGTTGTGGCCAGTTTCACTGTCAATTGCACAGCACCCTCAAGCACAGGATTCAATGTATCTTTGGAGAGCATCAATCCTACAGTCACGTTTTTCAATTCACCAAATGCCTTAGGCAATGGCACCTTCCAG GTAACCCTTCGCCCTGGCACTGCTCTGAATGCCAGAGAGGTGAATCAATATACCTTGGTGTTCAAAGCAGAATGCCCAGGAGAATCCTCTGTTACAAGTCAGGTTTACATTCACGTGAAAGCAGAAGACATTTTAGAGTGCGACAACACATTTCTTAACACAG TTGCAAGACCATTACTAGTTCCTGAGAATGTTCCTCCTGAAGCTGTCATCTACACCGTTGAACTGAAGAGGCGAGGCAGTGGCAATTTGACA TTTGCCTTTGAAAATGATTCCGTGCCTTTCACCATAAATTCAGTAGGAGAAGTGCGTGTTCCTGCCACAGGTTTCACTCGTGCACAAGCTGGTAAG CTATTCCAAACATATATTGTGGTCCGTGGCAATGATGGGAGAAGCTGTCGCAGTTTTCTGGTGGTGCAAGTGCAGCCTGTTTACCACAACACAGTAAATTTCAC GGAGTCATCGAAAGCAGTGTCTGTGTTGGAAAACCAAGGTCCCTTCCAGACTGTCACACGTGTCCATGCCTATGGGGGAGAAGGGCATGTGCTCTACCAGATTGTGTCTCCAGGCACAGACTATTTCACCATTGATTCTG TGACAGGTGAGATTAAGAACACATACAACTTAGATTTGGACCGCAATCCAGGATTGGCCCACACGTTGCTGGAGGTGAGAGCCTACAATATGCTCCATCCCACTGATAGTGCCACCATCATAATCAACATTACTGTACAACggtggaacctgcaaggactcgTGTGTCACCCTGCTATATATGT GACTGAGATTCCAGAGACTTCTCCCATTGGGATGAGCCTGACACCTGTGTCTTGTGTTCATAAAGATGGTGACAACATATCCCTTCAGTACCAAATGGAGAACAGCCAAATTCCTCCCTATAGTTTTTCTATGGAGAATAATATGCTGCGG GTGAATACCACTTTGGATTGTGACTCTGCAGCCATGGCCAGCTTTAAATTCCAGTACCAGGCCACCATTTTGGTAACAGACAGTGGAAGCCCCCAACAAACCA CCAAAATACCAGTGCTGGTGACAGTAAGCAGGGTGAATGAATACATGCCAGAGTGCTCACCACGGTTCTCCTCTAGTATACCAGAGAATGCTGCCTTCGGAAGCTTTGTTGCCAATTTCAGTGGCACTGACCGAGACTATCCCTTCAACAACATTGAATACAGCATCCTTCAAAGAGGAGATGCTTTCTACATTAGTCGTCGCACAG GAAATCTGTATGTATTGGGCCCATTGGACTATGAAGAACAAACAACATATCACCTGACCATCAGTCTGAAGGATCTGGACAATGATGCAAATTCACTACTTCCAAAGATAAACTTTTGTAACATTACCATTAATGTACTG AATGTGAATGACGAGGCTCCTGTGTGTACACCTGCCTTTCAGCAGCATACCATATATTCCACATTGGCCAGCAACACAAACATCCTGACACTGCAGTGCCACGATAATGAGGAAGGAAGTCAACTGGCCTACACCATTGTTGGTG GTAACACAAATGAGCGATTTTACATGCAAGGGAGTACACTGTTCCATAAAATATTCTCCTACAATCGTGATGGTATTTTTGACCCACTAATTTATGAGCTTCTGGTGGAAGTGACAGATAGCCGTAGCACACCTCGCTTTAGCACCACAGCTACCGTTATTGTTTATGTGATTCCTTGGACAACCACAGTGCCTACCACTACTATGACTACTGTTACCAAG ATGGTATCCAAGATGCCCATCATTTTGCACAGAACAGAGGAATACTGGGCTCCAGATCCCTGGTTCGTGGTGGTCCTTACGTTCACTGGAATTCTTCTCCTCTTGGCCTTGAGTTTGTTGTTCTGGCAATTCTGTTGGAG GAAGGCACCAAGAGAGATATCTCAGCCCCTACTGCAGAGCAG GGGCAAAAAGTCAGAAAGAAACTACGTTGTGACAGAAGAACCAAGCAAGGACAAAGGGAAAGATTACAATGAG CAGCACCACTTTGATGGCTGTGCTCAGGACCCTG TCACTGGCCAATATTACCTGTATGACAGCAGCAGTGGAGCACGGCGCTGGGTGTGA